The DNA window gatacggtgctcgcattagagccacttcaatgcactacacactccaccaactcctccttataacctccaaaacaataaacactTCCCTCACTTAGATGGTCATATCAATATCAGTAATCTGCTACTCCGTGGTAATACTCAAGCATACCAATACACTTACCCAAAGCTACCGTCCTATCCGACCAAGCCCTTTTGCTGGCTCGAATAATCCATTGAACAAAGGGTTTTGAGGCCCAATTCAGCCgatgtggtaaagtacacactcacggCTTACAGTCATGCACACTTGCAATAACATTTAGCCAATTACCAACCTTCAAACTCAActaagtcgagtgcgataaagtacaccctcgacaagtcgagggaaaaaaaaaagacttagAAGGCAAGGGACAATTGAGATACACTTTACAATGAATCACTTAGTAATATTTCATAAtaagcacatttatcacataattCCACTTAAGTAAACAtaaacaattaaacacataaattcggaaacactcaccaaatatccaaataaattactcttgagcctcgagTTTGTTTCCTGGCTCACAGCTATTCCCTGAGATAAGTGTATAAGTCCAAAGTAAATATACAATTTGTAGatattcatttattatttattaccCTATTATCggaactattaaaatcaagtttgactttaaaatataatatattcaaTATTTATTCTACATTTTATTTCGAAGCTTATTGACTTTATCATTTTAACtaagaaatatacatatttttcaagattataatttataaatatttaaattaggGTTAAACCATTTTCTACTTTATATCCTAAGGTTAAAGTAAATAAACTTTTCATCCTTCCCTTtttaatccaaaccaattcTAAGCTGCCTATGATTTGAGTTTTGTAGTAATTCATTAGTTTTCTagttttaattttcttaaatgcTCATAAGCGTAGTTTTACAACCAATTAGCTAGAATTCAAGATTTcataaaagtttcatttttctcttcatcCGATCCCATAACAGGATTTCAGCTCAAATGTTCCTAAACCTATAATAAACTTCGCCTTTTAATTGCTTAAACTTTAGTCACCTAATAAACATTCCATTCAAGGTGATTACCTCATAATTTCTGCATGTTGACTGACCATATCATCTCCAAGATCTGTCATCTACAATCACAACCATTAACTGAGTTTTCTAGCAATGTATCAGTCCAATATTCAGTATATTTCCCTTAAATCTTTCCTTTCACTCTCATGTCCCAATTAGCCaggttaattacatttattaAGCTACAAAGTAGCCTTGTACAGAACGTGAAAAATTTTGCAGCTAACTTAGAGGATAAGACTGATCTACTATTCCTTCTGTCTCTTGGTCATGAGGTAATTCAACAGCACATCTCATAGCTTCCttcatttgttttagtttaacTCTACTTATTGAACCAGCCGTAGACATTAAACAACAGAGCAACCTTAGTTCTGTTAGGTTTTAGGGACACTATGcagcggaaaaataaaaatttttccctaAAACTATCCAGGAATCACCCTAAATTTTACGTATGATGCATTAAAATGAGGGTTATAGGATTACCTTAATCCTTGCGGCGTCACCCTGTAGTGTTGTTGAGGATGGTCAGCCCTTGAGCAGTCCAGCCGTCTTGCCTCTACTGATATCCACGCTAGAGCAACCCTGGGTCGTCTCACGAACTATGTATTGAAGAGCAAGAAAAAGTTGCTAGCCCTTCTTGCTCTTATTCGAAGTATGTGACACTCACAGACTCTTCCTTTTGCCTTTTTTGGTTACCTTCACCCTCTAACCCATCCTCTATCTCTCCCTTAGGAGttaaaaggagagagagagataataAGATAGAATGATGAGTCTTGCTgtctgattcaaaatcaaatgataagACTTCTCATCACACAAGACTCATCTATCAGTTATCTGACAAATAAGAGATAATCGTTCACTCTTATCTACTCAAATAGGCCTgggatttattttcttttaaaattaaaccccgATAATTTACATAGTTttaatccaggattaaatctctattgcgtgtgacccaataggtcccgaataaattggtaataattatggtttaataattagataaaataaatgactttattttatcataacttataATAAAACATCAATCCATAATTCTAGACCATGAgcggtgtctagcaacacatcgCGATTGCCCAATTCCTcggaattagtcaagggaatttgacctaacctttccATGAAAAATTACCatgtaattattatcctttaaccaaagatatccaattagtcaggaaTGAGGAATAAGTGTCAATTCCCTGATGACTAATTAAGTTTTTCTAGTTCCCGAAATTTACCCTgaattaggttaaattgaagacattcttcaatttatctaatagtcgactttagggttaattttcTACTAGTGGCCATCCGAATATCAACTCCTTCTATCAGAGTGATAAATTCTATCTTgatcacccattttctttacgTGCTTCACACTACATCCAACTTCTACACTTTAAGGTACTCATGAAAAGTAACAAGTAATTAGAATCAAAATGTAGTGATTCACACTCAAGATactatggtgatctcaagtcgtaggatcacttacacaatttttcactagaaatacaccattggcactagatagatatcctaacggGATCTCTAAATGGATCACTCCAATGCATTTGAACTCTtcaaatcatctacacattagccTAGATATCTTCATACCATGGTTGATGAGAACAACCAATAATTACCTTAATCAGAGGCTAACTGTGTACTAGTTTTACCGTACTAAAGATGTCCTATTTCATTAGTACTATAACTAGGGAATTCtaagaatattactataaatgcGATTGATAGCTCATGGTCACCAACTCTTGTGACTACCATCACATCAGTAAATATTCTAAGGACTTTATCGGTTATAActaatatttaacagataaataagaagttattaaaatacaaaacatataataaggaatgcataaaataaaacaaatacattgttttagggcatacaCTCCAACGAGTTCTACCTGTGGAAGTTCACGGAGCCAGAAATTAAAAGAAAGGCTGCTCTACAAGCTgatttccttccctttttttttctatcatAGCAAATTGTACCAGCTtccttttgtcaaattttagttAAGCTTCCTGAAGTTTTCTGATTTCCAAGGCACCTATCTGTTAAGGTAAAGAATTAACATATCTCATGCGGTTGTTAGTAAGTGTTTCCAATATATTAACAAGAAGTTGCATCTTCTGTTTCATTTCCTCGGCCAACCTATCTGCAGTAAATTGAACTCATTCTTCCTTCAATGTTCATTTTAGTTTCTACTTGTTTCTGTCATGCTCGATGAAGTTAAGATGCTTTACAATACATTACAGCTTAATACGAAATTTAAAACTAAACTTTGCAGAAGACAGCTAGAGTTTCTTCACTTCTTTTCTCTCGGATGAAGCTATAAGGATTCTAGCaggtttctttctttgttttcaactCAAAGTTTCAACTTTCACAAGTTTCTATAGCTAAAATTCACTTAATGGCTTCCATTTTTCCATTGATAACAAGCTGCAATTCATTTAGCCATCTCTCGGTTCCCACAGATTCAGTCTAGCTTCAATtttattccttcatcagatttttcctcAGTTAAAACTTATATTTCCTTGCTAAAAACTAACATGCAGCCCATATATTCAGTTATACACTGTAAATAAAAGAAGGTTACAAAGAGTTTTACCTTTTTCCtttaagttttaacggttgCAAACTGCTCTCAGACATTGATTCCAAATTTCGTTTATTCTAATTTGTATGTATCTTGGAAATTTTTCCTACATTGGTCTAGTAGAATTTCACACATTTAGCTTTAAGGAAAATTAATTAGTCATGTAACTTATTTAActatataatatattcaaatgGCTCAAATTACAATATGCATAtcatatgtttatttgattcatataattttttttacactattctaggatatttctttttttttttgacaaacgaTAATATTTTTATAGATATTAACACTTGATAGTACAAGGGCTAATTACAAAAAGGGGTAACTACCCCCATATCTTTCCTAGCTAAAGCTGAAAGCCAAGTTGGGAATGTACCTTCCCATTCAAAACTTCTAGTTGCCTTGACTGCGAATTGAGCCAATTCATGGCTACAACTATTAGCAGTTCGggaaacaaaagagaaagtgcAACTTTCAAATCTTTTCTTCAAGACATCATTGTCATCCAGGAGTGTTTGGAGTCTACATTCCTGAACATTGTCCGTATTGATGAGGCTCACAACATACTTGCAGTCAGATTGGACTTCTATGTTTGTCCATCCTGCACCTTGAGCCATTTCCAGCGCACCTCTGATTGCTAGAGTTTCCTCTGTGGCTGCTTCCCCTTTCCTCCTCTCAGTAATTCCCTTCGCTTTCACTATCGCCCCACACCAGTTCCTTGCAATGATCCCCAATCCTGATCTGACCATTTTAGCTGAAATTGCTACGTCTGTGTTGATCATCATTGTTCCTTCCTTAGGAGGCTCCCATCGCTGCTGGACCTGTCTTTCCATTTCTAGACTTGAATTTGCTCTTGTGTCTGTTTCATACGCTGCCTCATACTCGATCCATTCCTGCTGTGCCTTGTCTATTATTGCTTTTGCATCCACTAACTCACTCTAGAATGTTAACTTGTTTCTCGATTTCCAGATTTGCCATAAGAGGTTCACCGTAAGCCTGATTCTATCTACTCCTTGTGTCTCCTTTGCTGATTACGTCACAGCTTCCCACCATCTCCACAAGTTACCTTGTAGTGCAACTAAGCCCTCCCACCTTACAGGAGCTAACTTCCATATCACTTTAGCTTTTGGGTAGAAGAAGAAAATATGCTCAATGGTTTCCGTTTCCTCCCCACAGCAGTGACATATCTTGTTACTGATTCCAAATCTCTTGTAGAGAGCTTCATTTGTGGCCATTCCATTTTGCAGACATCTCCATAAAAAATGTTTCAGTTTCATCTTAACGTTTAGGCTCCACAATCTTTTCCATACTGTGTGCTTTCTAATTTCCCAACTAGTTTCCGGATCAGATGCAAGTCTTCGATTCATCATTTCACTTTGCTCCTTTGCAACAACATATCCAGTCTTCACAGTGTAAATCCCAGACTTGCTATAATTCCAAAACAATCTGTCTTTTCTATCATATAAACTAAGGGGGATATTAGTAATGTGATCCACATCAACAACATTAAACCAGTGCTTCAAGAGATCATTCTTCCACTTTCCTCCCTCTATTAGCTCGTGGACAAACTCGAGCTGACATCCTATTGGTTTAACTGTTGTTACTCTTCCATCAACCAAGCCAGGTATCCATCTATCATGCCAAATTTTCACTGACCTTCCATCTCCCACTCTCTTCCATAGCCCCTGTTGAAGTAGTTCTCCCCCCTTGTGCATGCTTTTCCAGCACCAAGAAGCATTGTTAGGTGGTTGTTGTCCTAACTAGTCATCCTCTTTAATATACTTAGCCTTCAGGACTTTGCTTACTAACAAATTTGGATTGGTAACAATTCTCCAAATTTGTTTTGCAAGCAGAGCCATATTGGAGGCTTCCAGGTCTCTAAAACCCATCCCCCCTTCCCTTTGACCTCTAAAAGTTTACTCCACCTAACCcaatgtacttttttttttcagattccCCACCACCCCACCAGTACCTTGCGATTCTAGCACTAATGGCCTTGCACAAACCTTTGGGTATTTTAAAGCAGGACATAATGTATGTAGGCATAACCATAATGACTGATTTGATCAAAACCTCTTTACCCCCTTGGCTAAGCAACTTTTGTTTCCATCCTTGAAGTTTACTACTAATATTACTCATCAAATACCCAAAAACCTGGTTTTTAGCTCTCCCAATGGTAATCAGAAGACCTAGATATTTACCACTATGAGCTTCCCTCATATTGTCCAACACCTCACTAATTTCCCCTCTAAGTATCATGGGAGTATTTCTAGTAAAAAACATGGCAGATTTGTCAAACTTTATCACCTGTCCAGTTGCTTTGCCGTAAAGCTAAATTATCTCCTTGATCTTCTGAGCTTCTTGTTTGCTAGCTTTACAACACAAGAGGGAGTCATCTGCTAAAAATAAATGAGACACCATGGGGCTGTCTTTGCAGATTTTTATACCAGTTAGATGCTTATTATCCACAGCTTTCTTGAGTAAATTTGAGAGCCCTTCAGTACATATGATAAACAAATAAGGAGATAGAGGATCTCCTTGTCTAATCCCTTTGGAAGGTTTGACACATCTCACCTTTTGTCCATTCAAATTAAAGGAGTAAGAAACAGTGGAAATACAAGTCATGATCCATTGAACAAAAGTAGGACAAAAACCCATGTGCATCATAATTCTACCAAGAAATTTCCACTCCACTCTATCAAAAGCTTTAGACATATCAAGCTTAATGGTCATGAAGCCTACTTTGCCAGATCTCTTGCTTTTCAGAAAATGTAAAAGTTCATGAGCAATGATAACATTGTCAAGAATTTGTCTGCCTGGAACAAAAGCAGATTGAGATGGACTAATGCAGTGTTTAAGAATTTTTTTCAGTCTATTAGCCAACAGCTTGGAAATGGTTTTGTACAAAACATTGCATAGACTAATAGGTTTGAAATTAGTTAGCATCACAGGGTTATCAACCTTGGGGATTAGGGAAATGATGGTCTCATTAATAGACTTAAGGAGATTACCCGTATGAAAAAAGCTAGTAATGGCATTGACAATATCAACTTTGATTATGCTCCAGTATGTTTGAAAAAAACACGGGGACATACCATCAACTCCAGGAGCTTTGTTAGGAAACATAGAGAAAATGGCTTGTTTGATCTCCAACTCGTCCACAGGTTTAATCAACTGTGCGTTCATGAGATTGGAAATAGTGCGCGGTATGCCTTGTAGCACTTCATCAAATTCTGTTGGGTTATTAGAGGTGAAGAGCTCCTTATAGTGTGTACACAATTCTTCCTCAATTTCCTGTCACTCCTACAATTCTTCCTCAATTTCCTGTCACTCCTACAATTCTTCCTCAATTTTCTGGTCACTCCTACACCACTCCCCATCAGTTTTCTGGAGGATGCTGATCCTGTTTCGTTTCCTTTTAGCCATGACACTTTGGTGAAAGTAAGTAGTGTTTTTGTCCCCCTCCCTGAGCCATCTACTTCTTGATTTCTGGCTCCAGTATAGCTCCTCGTCCTTATAGGCTTTGCTTAACTGAAGCTTCAAGGTTGTAATGACTCCCTTATTGCACCGCTCACCCGCCTCTCTTGTTGCCTTCAGTTGCTCCTTTATCCCCTGGATTTTTGCCTTTGCATTACCTTTGGCTGTCCTGTTCCAATCGATCAATGCTAATATGCACTCCTTAATTCTTCTCACTACTTTAAACATTCTGGATCCATGTTGTTCTCTCCCCCAAGCTGTTTTAATTACCATTTCAGATGCGTTGTCTTTTGCCTATTTTTGGTCGAAGAAAAACCTTCTTTTACCTCTCCTTTGTTGCGGGTTTGTGTCTACCATAAGGAGGCAGTGATCAGATGCCTCTTTTTCAATATGCTCACAAGTCACATTTTCATGTAACTGCATCCATCCAACACTCCCTAAACATCTGTCCAACCTCTCTTTTACCTCCCCTTCCCCGTCCCATGTATTACTCCATGTCCAAGAGACCCCTACAAATCCTATATCCACCAGCTCATTCCCAGAAATGAAGTTATTAAAGTCCCTAAAGCTACCCTCGGATCTTTCTCTCCCTCCCCATTTCTCTCCATTAGAGCAAATATAATTAAAATCACCCATAACAGCCCATTTCTCACCCCATTCCCTCTTTTTTTCCTCTATTGTTTTCCATTGATGTTTCCTAACTCTATCCTCCGTACTTGCATAAATTCCTACCAGCCACCAATCATCATTTGTTTCCTTCTCTACTACCCTCGCTGCAATGTACCAGTCAGAACCTTGTACATCCAACAGTACCACATCATCCTTCCAAAACAAAGCTAACCCCCCTGCTCTGCCTTTAGGATTCACAACAAAGCTATTCTCAAAATTAACTCATTTTTGAATTCATATATCTTTCCTGGTTTTTTGTTTCACTCAAAAACGTGATATTAGGAGAGTGGAGGTGAAGTACCTCCTTCAGttggggaattgtcaaggggccTCCTGCACCTCGACAATTCCACACCGCCACCTTTATTGTGTTGGTGGAGGTATTGCGGGGCTAGCCTCCAATTCCCCTCCCTGTTGGGTAGCATTTCCGTCCCTTTTTACCAGCTTGTGTTTTGAACCTTTTTCAAAGTCGTCCTCCATGAGATCCAGCTCTTGTTTATCATCctgcattttccttttttctccaAACCTACTCACTATCCCACTATCTGTTATGTCTCTTAAAGGTACTCTTTTATTCTGCAAACTCCTCCTCTATTTCCCCCCTTGTTTGTTTTCATTAACTGGTGATCGGCACCCATTCTTTCCAGTTTCAGCAGCATGAATTATCATACCCCCTTATTTAGTTTTGTCCTTCACCTCCTTCTCTGGAGAAACCTCGACCACCATGTCCACCGGACTATGATCGTCCTTCCTGTTCTTACCTGTCCCCAGGTCCACTATCACCTTACATATTTctatattttccttttctcttgactCTTTTCCCTCTAAATGTTTTCCCCTATCCCCATCCCCCTTTTCCACTCTTTTTTCTAGCTTATTGTTTTCTCTCAGAATCTCTCTCCATTTGCTCTCAATTACTTCCTTTTTCTGGTCACTATTCTTACCCACCTTATCACTCCCTCTACTACCCGTATCAATCATTCCCCCAGAACCTTTCTCCCTAGCTGCTCCAGCCTTAATTCCAGATTCTTTATTCCCCACAGATACCATCATACCCCTTTGTTTTACCTCTATTTCCATCCCTTTGTAAACTCTCAAGGGAGATGCCATAATGTTCTCTGCTCTCATCCAAGCACCATATTGACCTTCCCTACCAGACTGCCCATCCTTCCTTTCCCCATTACAAGACTTGTCCCCGTGGCCTATTATCCCACAATTATAGCAAAAGTCTGGACATTGCTCATATTTAAACTCCACCCAGGTGTTCACTCCTTCCAGCATCACCAAGGTTCCTCTCGGGAGGGGTTGTAGTATATCAACCTCTGCCATTATCTTCATATGCCTGCCTTCTTTCCCCCTCCCCTGGTGGACAAATTACCTCTCTTACTGATCTAAAGAGTTTCCCTAACTTAAAACCCACTGTTCTACACAACCAGTGGACTGGAAAATTCCAGATCTGTACCCATAAGTAAGCATATCTAAAGTAGTGGAGCTTTCTTTCACAACCCATCTCCCATTCTTTTATCACTAGGACCTGATTGTCCAGAATCCACGGCCCTTCCACCAGCACTTTTTCACggtcattttcattttcaaactGGAATTGAAAGAGGTTAGGTCCTAGCTCAGTTACAGCCATGTTTCTGCGATACCCCCAAGCATGGTTGGTAAAGTTTTTAACCCCTGTGAAATGTGCCACCTTATCACCTATCACCCTTCCAACTAGGCTCCTACTACATTCTTGCATACCCTCTCTAACATCATCCGAACAGAGATCTACCCCTTCCAGCTCTGTTGTAGAGAGCTCGAATTTGCCGAAAGCACGAGCTAACTCCTCCTCCATCTACTAGAAATCCAGTTACTTGACACCACCTTTGCACTATTTCCTTTCGCAGAACTCCAGTTGCATAAACCTGCAAAACAGAGTAGAAGAAAACAAGGTACGGGAAAGCTTAGGAAACCAAGTACAAGCTGAAAAACCAAACAAGACCTCTACCCAACCCACTCAGATTCTTCTTACACACACACCGACATCCTCTACGGTTAGCATCCTTCTATAGTTCCCGGGATCATGACTATTTTCACACCAGAAAAATAGAGGCATttaatttaaccatttatttGTTGTATATAATATTTCTAATGATAAGTTAAATATAATGAAATAAATTCGAAGTATGCACATAAATTTCCGAGTTCTCACAATCATGGTACCTTGAGTATGGATAGTTGTACTTTATTTGTAATATGATTGCTCCTGTACAAGAGAATCCTCACATCATTAGCATACGGGTATGTATTTGAAGTATGGAAAGATAGTGAATAATTTAATTTACCACCTCTTATGGAAGTGGAGTTATCTCATTAATGGCTacttaattataaaatatagcTCAAGTAATCATAATACTAAGTGAATGAGTCTTAGGCCCCATTTGGAGTTACAGTGCTTTTGGTAAACAAGTACTTTTAGGtgttaaaagtatttttaaagTGTTTGGTTAACATCATCCCATAAAATTAGGAGTAGAGCTTTTGGTGTTAAAAGCATTTTTAGCAAAagctcaaatttggtgcttttagAGTAGCTtttgtaatttaaaaataaaatatcaaatttaatcattttatcctatattctgaatcaaataaagagataaacacttataaaaattttcaaattacacatTATCCAATAAAATAAGTATTTATTGAATTATGTCTCCAAACAATATTTGATTTTGTGTGTGTCAATCATTCGGGTGACATTTGGGTTTTCTATAGTAGTCCTTTTGTGTGTTCGATCATTGGTAGTTCAGATCAGCATATATCTATCTCTGTTCAATATCCACTACTACCAGGTTCAATCATCATGTCATTTGTTCATGCAAAGTGCACAGTAGAGGAGCGGAGGTACTTATGGCGCAACTTATTAGCTGATAAGCCTAATTCTCATCCACGGTGCATTGGGGGTGATATTAATGTCATAACGGCGCCGCATGAAAAACGTGGGGGTCGTCCGTTTGCTATAGATGAGGGAGTGGAATTGGTGTCATTCATGGAAGAGGCTGGGGTTCTTGATGTAGGTTTTTCAGGATCTAGCTTCACATGGTGCAATAATCGGAGAGGTAGAGCTAGAATTTTGAAGAGGTTAGACAGACTTCTAATCAATGGGGCATGTTTGGAACTTTCCGCAGCCATTTTCGTTACTCAGTTGGCGAGACATCTCTCGGATCACGCACCATTGAAGATTTCGTTTGTATCTCGGTTAGATAATAAGCCACGGCCTTTCCGTTTCTTGAATGTCTGGACGGCTAAACCAGAACTTTTGGAGGTGATTTGAAATGCCTGGGTTCAAGAAGTTAGTGGGTCTCCCTTCCGGGTTTTATGTTCTAAATTATTGGCAACGAGGAGGGCTATTCAGGCTTGGAACAAGTACAGTTTTGGAAATATTTTCGAAGCTGTTCAAAAGACGGAAGTTGCGGTACAACTAGCAGAGGAAGTAGCAGATCAAGATGATACCGAGGAGAGCCAAGTTGCGCTCAGGAAGGCTCAGGCGGAATTACGCTATGCTTTATCCATTGAAGAGCAGTTTTGGAGCCAAAAGGCTTGAGTCAAATGGCTTCATCATGGAGATCGTAACTCAAGGTATTTTCATGCGGTGGTGAAATAGCGA is part of the Coffea eugenioides isolate CCC68of chromosome 6, Ceug_1.0, whole genome shotgun sequence genome and encodes:
- the LOC113774005 gene encoding uncharacterized protein LOC113774005; its protein translation is MSFVHAKCTVEERRYLWRNLLADKPNSHPRCIGGDINVITAPHEKRGGRPFAIDEGVELVSFMEEAGVLDVGFSGSSFTWCNNRRGRARILKRLDRLLINGACLELSAAIFVTQLARHLSDHAPLKISFVSRLDNKPRPFRFLNVWTAKPELLEAWNKYSFGNIFEAVQKTEVAVQLAEEVADQDDTEESQVALRKAQAELRYALSIEEQFWSQKA